One genomic window of Marinobacter adhaerens HP15 includes the following:
- a CDS encoding DMT family transporter, whose translation MIQGALLIALAALLWATTGIVAKFLFTGTELQAITLGFLRLAVALPFFWLLMRREQARLERANPGAKVPGSSLRSLTRQTLIPLAALGLFQAFYQGSYLLAVDLTGAGIATLIALCLPPVLVAILAAPLLGEKPSLLTVLSLFAAIAGTGMLVLSDMDTTGTLRLAGILVALLAACVYTGFTLTSRYSSTGTPVFTTAFICFFTAALILLPVVALSGGFEGLETLGIGHWLMVVYVGVVPTCIGYVCFFSGMKTTPATLSSIIVTLEPLFVALLAWVFLEEILGPIGIAGALILTAAVVVASRYGRKPAAGQEAGAE comes from the coding sequence ATGATCCAAGGCGCCCTGTTGATCGCCCTGGCTGCCCTGCTATGGGCGACCACGGGCATTGTTGCGAAATTTCTGTTTACCGGTACCGAGCTGCAGGCCATTACGCTGGGCTTCCTGCGACTGGCGGTGGCCTTGCCGTTTTTCTGGCTGCTGATGCGACGGGAGCAGGCACGCCTTGAGCGGGCCAATCCGGGCGCTAAAGTGCCCGGCAGTTCCCTACGGAGCCTCACACGCCAGACCCTGATTCCGCTGGCCGCCCTTGGCCTGTTCCAGGCGTTCTACCAGGGCAGCTACCTTCTGGCCGTGGACCTCACCGGTGCCGGCATCGCCACCCTGATCGCGCTCTGCCTTCCGCCAGTACTGGTGGCAATTCTTGCTGCGCCTCTTCTGGGAGAAAAGCCCAGCCTTTTGACGGTTCTGTCGTTGTTTGCGGCCATCGCGGGCACGGGCATGCTGGTTCTCAGCGATATGGACACCACCGGTACACTCCGGCTTGCGGGCATTCTAGTGGCGTTACTGGCCGCCTGCGTGTACACCGGTTTCACGCTGACCAGCCGTTACAGCTCTACCGGGACACCGGTGTTCACCACGGCATTTATCTGCTTCTTCACGGCGGCGCTGATTCTGTTGCCGGTGGTCGCCCTGTCTGGCGGGTTCGAGGGGCTGGAAACCCTTGGTATCGGGCACTGGCTGATGGTGGTGTATGTGGGGGTGGTGCCAACCTGTATTGGCTATGTGTGCTTTTTCTCTGGCATGAAAACGACACCGGCCACGCTCTCCAGCATCATTGTGACTCTGGAACCGCTGTTTGTGGCGCTGCTGGCCTGGGTGTTTCTGGAGGAGATTCTGGGGCCGATTGGTATTGCGGGGGCACTGATACTGACCGCAGCGGTGGTGGTGGCCTCCCGCTACGGCCGTAAACCCGCAGCCGGCCAGGAGGCCGGTGCGGAGTAA
- the gloA gene encoding lactoylglutathione lyase, translated as MPKHFEQAPGLYEETVPETEGYVFNQTMMRIKEPERSMDFYTRVMGMRLVRKLDFPEMKFTLYFLGYLDDRQAGLVPQDDAHRTTYTFGREAMLELTHNWGTEDDNDFGYHNGNDEPQGFGHIGVAVPDVYAACDRFQKLGVEFVKKPDDGKMKGLAFIKDPDGYWIEILQPDMLEKQRKED; from the coding sequence ATGCCCAAGCATTTCGAACAGGCCCCTGGCCTATACGAAGAAACCGTTCCCGAAACCGAAGGTTACGTCTTCAACCAGACCATGATGCGCATCAAGGAACCCGAGCGCTCCATGGACTTCTACACCCGAGTGATGGGCATGCGCCTCGTTCGCAAACTGGACTTCCCCGAAATGAAGTTCACCCTGTATTTCCTTGGCTACCTGGATGATCGCCAGGCCGGCCTCGTGCCGCAGGACGATGCCCACCGCACCACCTACACCTTCGGCCGCGAAGCCATGCTTGAGCTCACCCACAACTGGGGCACCGAAGACGACAACGACTTCGGCTACCACAATGGCAACGACGAACCCCAGGGCTTCGGCCACATCGGCGTAGCGGTGCCAGACGTTTACGCCGCCTGCGACCGCTTTCAAAAGCTCGGTGTGGAGTTTGTGAAAAAGCCGGACGACGGCAAGATGAAAGGCCTGGCCTTTATCAAAGACCCGGACGGCTACTGGATTGAAATCCTGCAGCCGGACATGCTTGAGAAACAGCGCAAGGAAGACTGA
- a CDS encoding alkane 1-monooxygenase, whose amino-acid sequence MSTTQLSVNREATRRRILLTLKKYSYLIAMVPLLLPPLLLAAGQATDLVNLFSWGVPVVVFGIIPILDMLLGKDSLNPDEETDVPRMVGERFYKAITLGWVAGFAALLVWSMLELASGTFSLVGSIGWIVSIGIVGGLGINVAHELIHKDEKLETRAGGFLLSLVCYAGFKVEHLRGHHVHVSTPEDASSSRYNQSLYNFLPQAYMRNFLNAWKLEAERLQRKGQKALSWRNELIWWYSISALALAGFTIAFGWLGALFFLGQSFIAFTLLEIVNYLEHYGLHRRKLENGRYERTGPEHSWNSNYFLTNVFLFHLQRHSDHHAWAKRRYQILRHHDVAPQLPAGYSAMIVLAMFPPLWRRVMNPRVEAYYEGEEHQLA is encoded by the coding sequence ATGAGCACAACGCAGTTATCGGTAAATCGAGAGGCCACCCGCCGAAGGATATTGCTGACCCTCAAGAAGTACAGCTACCTGATCGCCATGGTGCCCCTGTTGCTGCCGCCTCTGCTGCTGGCCGCCGGCCAGGCCACTGATCTGGTGAACCTGTTTTCCTGGGGCGTCCCCGTGGTCGTGTTCGGGATCATTCCGATCTTGGACATGCTGCTCGGCAAGGATTCCCTGAACCCGGATGAAGAAACCGACGTGCCGCGGATGGTCGGCGAACGGTTCTATAAAGCGATTACCCTGGGCTGGGTGGCAGGCTTTGCAGCCTTACTGGTCTGGAGCATGCTGGAACTGGCATCCGGCACCTTCAGCCTGGTGGGCAGTATTGGCTGGATCGTCTCCATCGGCATCGTCGGAGGTCTCGGCATCAACGTCGCCCACGAACTCATCCACAAAGACGAAAAACTCGAAACCCGGGCTGGCGGCTTCCTGCTGTCACTGGTCTGCTACGCCGGTTTCAAAGTCGAACACCTGCGCGGCCACCACGTACACGTCTCCACCCCGGAAGACGCCTCCTCGTCCCGTTACAACCAGTCCCTTTACAACTTCCTGCCCCAGGCCTACATGCGCAACTTCCTGAATGCTTGGAAACTGGAAGCCGAACGCCTGCAACGCAAAGGCCAAAAAGCCCTCAGCTGGCGCAACGAACTGATCTGGTGGTACAGCATCAGCGCCCTGGCACTGGCTGGTTTCACCATCGCCTTCGGCTGGCTCGGCGCCCTCTTCTTCCTGGGCCAGAGCTTCATCGCATTCACCCTCCTAGAAATCGTCAACTACCTCGAACACTACGGCCTGCACCGGAGAAAACTCGAAAACGGCCGCTACGAACGCACCGGCCCCGAACACAGCTGGAACAGCAACTACTTCCTCACCAACGTCTTCCTGTTCCACCTCCAACGCCACAGCGACCACCACGCCTGGGCCAAACGCAGATACCAGATCCTCCGCCACCACGACGTAGCCCCCCAGCTCCCGGCCGGCTACTCCGCAATGATCGTCCTGGCAATGTTCCCCCCACTCTGGCGGCGGGTAATGAACCCAAGGGTAGAGGCTTATTACGAAGGCGAAGAACACCAGTTGGCCTGA
- a CDS encoding GntR family transcriptional regulator produces the protein MDFQVPNTLAEQIANYLAERIMTGQIRPGERIQEATLAGELKVSRASVKEALYTLERWHLVEITPRKGASATRLDAAHASELYDVYMHLLMMMAVRLCERWQERDKPLVLGAVSKVVDKINDGSADISGVVEASFGVMDACCEVVGNPYLTEALSNFKPAVSRAYYLSADRYRRGLTQTSEFFANLPQAVLARDSVKAQALIREFAEHQKSLIQQALAS, from the coding sequence ATGGATTTTCAGGTGCCGAACACACTGGCCGAGCAGATTGCCAATTACCTGGCAGAACGGATCATGACCGGGCAGATTCGCCCGGGTGAGCGGATTCAGGAGGCCACGCTCGCCGGTGAACTGAAGGTGAGCCGGGCTTCGGTGAAGGAAGCCCTGTACACCCTGGAGCGCTGGCACCTGGTGGAGATCACGCCCCGTAAGGGCGCTTCGGCAACCCGGCTGGATGCGGCCCATGCTTCGGAGCTCTACGACGTTTATATGCACTTGCTGATGATGATGGCGGTGCGTTTGTGCGAGCGCTGGCAGGAACGCGACAAGCCTCTGGTGCTTGGGGCGGTGAGCAAGGTTGTTGACAAGATAAACGATGGCTCTGCCGACATCTCCGGGGTGGTTGAGGCGAGTTTTGGTGTGATGGATGCCTGTTGTGAGGTGGTTGGGAATCCTTATCTCACGGAGGCGCTGTCGAATTTCAAGCCGGCGGTCAGTCGGGCCTATTATCTGAGTGCCGATCGGTATCGTCGGGGTTTGACGCAGACCAGTGAGTTTTTTGCCAATCTGCCGCAGGCTGTTCTGGCGCGGGATTCGGTCAAGGCGCAGGCGTTGATTCGGGAATTTGCGGAGCACCAGAAGTCTCTTATTCAGCAGGCTTTGGCTTCGTAG
- a CDS encoding DUF6160 family protein: protein MTQSLACRRNTTSSTLSLWVLALSLPLPAMAEFKPLDDGAMSGVTGQAGVTIELETKLSIDRFSWIDEGSLNVNGLRLSGQNDTVLDNMKLTIDIAGDGEVLEHGFSEIARRADAGLLDPTNPDVADALAKYSVAGSFGKQFNSGDLVMHLGATDYGDPTSLDEYLQAVDFELAVDSVTTSGSEGSATLFSDVLLQGHIGPTDLVIRNGGSSTRTLANGNEVSGSELQLDTHFEITDGRLNWDAADVILLFNFAAVGIEGLQIHNRRGDDTLGHFGMASATAKLSRGTSSASGNDGLSVHDVEFRADIDMPVFKMGGTSIGSVQFTDFAITNTTMMVYGH from the coding sequence ATGACTCAGTCACTAGCCTGTCGTCGAAACACCACATCTTCCACTCTCTCGCTCTGGGTGCTCGCCCTCTCGCTGCCATTGCCAGCGATGGCGGAGTTCAAGCCGTTGGACGATGGGGCGATGTCGGGTGTGACCGGGCAGGCGGGTGTGACGATTGAGCTGGAGACCAAGCTCAGCATTGATCGGTTCAGCTGGATTGATGAGGGTTCGTTGAATGTGAACGGGCTGCGGTTATCCGGGCAGAACGATACGGTGCTGGATAACATGAAGCTGACGATCGATATTGCCGGCGATGGGGAGGTGCTGGAGCACGGGTTTTCGGAGATTGCCCGGCGGGCCGATGCGGGGTTGTTGGACCCAACCAATCCGGATGTGGCCGATGCTCTGGCGAAGTATTCCGTCGCGGGCTCTTTTGGCAAGCAGTTCAATAGCGGTGATCTGGTGATGCACCTCGGTGCAACCGATTATGGCGATCCAACCAGTCTGGATGAATACCTGCAGGCGGTGGATTTTGAGCTGGCGGTAGACAGTGTGACCACTTCAGGCAGCGAGGGTTCGGCGACGCTGTTCTCGGACGTTCTTCTGCAAGGGCATATCGGGCCGACGGATCTGGTGATTCGTAACGGGGGCAGTTCCACTCGCACTCTAGCGAACGGCAACGAGGTGTCCGGTTCTGAACTGCAGCTGGATACCCATTTCGAAATTACCGACGGACGTCTGAACTGGGATGCAGCGGATGTGATTCTGCTGTTCAACTTTGCCGCGGTCGGTATTGAAGGACTTCAGATTCATAATCGGCGCGGCGATGACACGCTGGGCCATTTCGGTATGGCCAGTGCCACTGCAAAACTGTCACGGGGCACCAGTTCTGCTTCGGGCAACGACGGGCTTTCGGTGCACGATGTTGAGTTCCGGGCGGATATTGATATGCCGGTCTTCAAGATGGGCGGTACCAGTATCGGCAGTGTTCAGTTCACGGACTTCGCCATCACCAACACCACCATGATGGTGTATGGCCACTAG
- a CDS encoding lysylphosphatidylglycerol synthase transmembrane domain-containing protein: MTDSTEISYSKRASGKRLAMFSLLFLALTAAGLYAVYHLFAERTLTFDTRLIAPGTLLSVAGLLLVYFISDGLRLYFTLRALGHRIPLPAMVRLVFINLFFSNITPMATGGGFAQIWFLSHHGVPIGRATAATTIRTILAVLFIFSLTPVFLLTLKPLDGNSITGDIGTALAVLIVLYLGFFLVLLFRTRWLIGPLTRLLRAARRLHLISEPRHRRWQFKARREMLRLSRSFGDYLRGAPVFVWLSILFTAVFLLSLFSFPALLMHSLDYRVDYVMSVGLLVVTTFVMYFSPTPGASGISEGVFGSFFRDILSGNHLILVIVCWRLLTIYLGMIIGLVVLQKELVANRRRAG, from the coding sequence ATGACTGACTCCACTGAAATCAGCTATTCAAAGCGCGCTTCTGGAAAAAGACTGGCGATGTTCAGTCTGTTGTTTCTGGCGCTCACCGCTGCCGGGCTGTATGCCGTTTACCATCTGTTCGCCGAGCGCACCCTTACCTTCGATACCAGGCTGATCGCTCCGGGAACCCTGTTATCGGTGGCTGGCCTTTTGCTGGTTTATTTTATCTCGGATGGCCTTCGGCTCTATTTTACCCTGAGAGCCCTGGGGCACAGGATTCCCCTGCCGGCCATGGTGCGACTGGTGTTTATCAATCTGTTCTTTTCCAACATCACGCCGATGGCCACCGGGGGCGGTTTCGCCCAGATCTGGTTTCTGAGCCACCATGGCGTTCCGATTGGGCGTGCGACGGCTGCGACCACGATCCGGACGATCCTGGCGGTGCTGTTCATATTTTCGCTGACGCCAGTATTCCTGCTCACGCTCAAACCCCTGGACGGCAATTCCATTACTGGCGATATCGGTACCGCTCTGGCAGTTCTGATTGTGTTGTACCTCGGCTTTTTCCTGGTTCTGCTGTTCCGGACCCGCTGGCTGATCGGCCCCCTGACCCGGCTGCTGAGGGCCGCGCGTCGGCTCCATCTGATCAGTGAACCCCGCCATCGGCGCTGGCAGTTCAAGGCACGCCGGGAAATGCTCCGGCTGTCACGGAGTTTTGGTGATTACCTGCGTGGTGCGCCGGTATTCGTCTGGCTGTCCATCCTGTTCACCGCCGTGTTTCTGCTTAGCCTGTTCAGCTTCCCGGCGCTGCTGATGCACAGCCTGGACTACCGTGTTGACTATGTGATGTCCGTGGGCCTGCTGGTTGTGACCACCTTCGTGATGTACTTCTCGCCCACGCCGGGCGCCTCAGGCATCTCGGAGGGTGTTTTCGGGAGCTTCTTCCGGGATATCCTCTCGGGAAACCACCTGATTCTGGTCATCGTCTGCTGGCGTCTGCTGACCATCTATCTGGGCATGATTATCGGGCTGGTGGTGCTACAGAAGGAACTTGTTGCCAATCGCAGGAGAGCCGGATGA
- a CDS encoding glycosyltransferase — protein sequence MIFRNPLKLLFYLCLLVVFLLVGYKTYLNLFTEDFEGVHTEQVERIYQALEPGEPFSFAVVGNINNSVGIFEDRIIPELNRSGLDFLVSAGNAVSGGGEDKYRALYGTLSHLEIPYLLTFGAHEYEDFGSFRFYDHFGPHFFSIEAGNSRLIFLDSTGKTPWRWQIRWLKDLLAQDTSRARILFIGHPPLHPDENAPFDQKEDYLAPPEFRDALLAAIRDHGVDRVFSANLSLYAEEQVGETTFVTTGGAGGLVMNNDTSFYHYVRVNVDANGEVSHSLQRLKVGQHPILKRLESLWFFIYSLFYTGYLNFILIVAVFAAIAIKLYGAIFIGKDYYPDYDLDPSPWLDRPMRVAMFTNNYLPFIGGVPISIERLRRGLEALGDKLLVVAPRYKGQPETESHVLRVPSLLAMGEKREFRLANIFLGRIRKRVRAFKPDIIHLHHPFWLGSLGLFVARTLNIPAIYTYHTRLEHYAHFVPLPGMLFRNLISHALIKRFANKCDGVIVPTYSTEEYLRMIGVKTPTFVQPTGIEYHKFQEVQEKDVEQLREKLKLRNEKVFVSVSRLSNEKNIDFMIEAIDALRRETDVPFRFLMIGDGHQKDRLQKKIEDLGLEQHFTLVGAVPPDEMAIWYRLGDAFLFASISETQGMVILEAMAAGLPVVAVRSSGIEDVVRHGFNGFKTPEKQDQWRAQVKKLLEDDELREKLSEQALEFARDYSVEQFAQDVRTIYATTLAMAAKKRKGSIIHPE from the coding sequence ATGATCTTCCGCAACCCACTCAAGCTGCTGTTTTACCTCTGCCTTCTGGTGGTGTTTCTGCTGGTTGGCTACAAGACCTACCTGAATCTGTTCACGGAGGATTTCGAGGGGGTACATACCGAGCAGGTAGAACGGATTTATCAGGCACTTGAACCCGGCGAGCCCTTCAGTTTTGCGGTGGTGGGCAATATCAATAACTCGGTGGGCATCTTCGAGGACCGCATCATCCCGGAGCTGAATCGATCCGGGCTGGATTTTCTGGTTTCGGCGGGGAACGCTGTCAGTGGTGGCGGCGAAGACAAGTACCGGGCACTCTACGGCACTCTGAGCCACCTGGAGATCCCCTATCTGCTTACCTTCGGTGCCCACGAGTACGAGGATTTTGGCAGCTTCCGATTCTACGATCACTTCGGCCCGCACTTCTTCAGTATCGAGGCCGGTAACAGCCGGCTGATTTTCCTGGACAGCACCGGCAAAACACCCTGGCGCTGGCAGATCCGCTGGCTGAAAGACCTGTTGGCCCAGGACACCTCCCGGGCTCGGATACTGTTTATTGGCCACCCTCCCCTGCACCCGGACGAAAATGCCCCGTTCGATCAGAAAGAAGATTACCTGGCGCCCCCCGAGTTCCGGGATGCCCTGCTGGCGGCAATCAGGGACCATGGCGTGGACCGGGTATTTTCCGCCAATCTTTCGCTCTATGCCGAGGAGCAGGTAGGCGAGACCACGTTTGTGACGACCGGCGGTGCCGGTGGCCTGGTGATGAACAATGACACCAGCTTCTATCACTACGTGCGGGTAAACGTGGACGCCAACGGCGAGGTAAGCCACAGCCTCCAGCGCCTGAAGGTGGGCCAGCACCCGATCCTGAAGCGCCTGGAAAGCCTCTGGTTCTTTATCTACTCGCTGTTCTATACCGGGTATCTGAACTTTATTCTGATCGTCGCCGTGTTTGCGGCCATTGCGATCAAGCTGTACGGCGCCATTTTCATCGGCAAGGATTATTACCCGGACTACGACCTGGACCCTTCGCCCTGGCTGGACAGACCGATGCGGGTGGCCATGTTTACCAACAACTACCTGCCGTTCATCGGTGGGGTACCCATTTCCATTGAACGGCTGCGCCGGGGCCTGGAAGCGCTTGGCGATAAACTGCTGGTCGTGGCGCCCCGCTACAAGGGGCAGCCGGAAACCGAATCCCACGTTTTGCGAGTGCCCTCGCTACTGGCCATGGGCGAGAAGCGGGAATTCCGGCTGGCTAATATTTTCCTCGGGCGGATTCGCAAACGGGTACGGGCATTCAAGCCGGATATCATCCATCTGCACCATCCGTTCTGGCTGGGGTCGCTGGGCCTGTTCGTGGCGCGCACCCTGAACATCCCGGCCATCTACACCTACCACACCCGCCTGGAGCATTACGCCCACTTCGTGCCGCTGCCCGGCATGCTGTTCCGGAACCTGATTTCCCACGCGCTGATCAAACGCTTTGCCAACAAGTGCGACGGCGTGATCGTGCCTACCTACTCCACGGAGGAATACCTGCGGATGATCGGGGTTAAAACACCGACCTTCGTGCAGCCTACCGGCATTGAATATCACAAGTTCCAGGAGGTTCAGGAGAAGGACGTCGAACAACTCCGGGAGAAGCTGAAGCTCAGGAATGAGAAAGTGTTTGTCAGTGTTTCCCGGCTCTCGAACGAGAAAAATATCGACTTCATGATTGAGGCCATTGATGCCCTGCGGCGGGAAACCGATGTGCCCTTCCGGTTCCTGATGATCGGCGATGGCCACCAGAAGGATCGCTTGCAGAAGAAGATCGAAGACCTGGGACTTGAACAACACTTCACCCTTGTTGGTGCCGTGCCGCCGGACGAAATGGCCATCTGGTACCGACTGGGGGATGCCTTCCTGTTCGCCTCCATCTCCGAAACCCAGGGCATGGTGATTCTGGAGGCGATGGCTGCCGGTTTGCCGGTCGTAGCGGTTCGCTCCAGTGGTATTGAAGACGTGGTCCGACACGGGTTCAACGGCTTCAAGACGCCGGAAAAACAGGACCAGTGGCGGGCGCAGGTCAAAAAACTGCTGGAAGACGACGAGCTGCGCGAAAAACTCTCCGAACAGGCCCTGGAGTTTGCCAGGGACTACTCCGTAGAGCAGTTCGCCCAAGACGTTCGCACCATCTACGCCACCACACTCGCCATGGCCGCGAAGAAACGAAAAGGCTCGATAATCCATCCTGAATAG
- a CDS encoding YbgA family protein → MSGIPVGISTCLLGKEVRHDGGHKHSRYCTQVLSKHFDFRSICPELEAGLGVPRPAIHLREYSDGLRLIETKGAADHTDAMQGFIEQVMPTLADLRGYILMAKSPSCGMERIKVHNEDGNVTRRDGRGMFAEALLKAYPLMPVEEEGRLNDNMIRENFVERVFAYDDWMQNVAGDKLSARALIEFHTRHKFQLLAHSEKIYRQLGPMLGDLKSEPLEDIAERYIHQFMEAMSKKVSRGSHMNAMQHLMGYLRDSMGDEDRKVLMEQMEAYHRGEVPLVVPMTLLRMAQRREPVDYLHAQQYLTPYPDELGLRNNV, encoded by the coding sequence GTGAGCGGCATCCCCGTCGGAATCAGCACCTGCCTGCTGGGCAAGGAAGTTCGCCATGATGGCGGCCATAAACATTCCCGCTACTGCACCCAGGTGCTCTCGAAACACTTTGATTTCCGCTCCATCTGCCCGGAGCTGGAAGCGGGCCTGGGCGTTCCGCGCCCGGCGATCCACCTGCGCGAATACAGTGATGGCCTGCGCCTGATCGAGACCAAGGGTGCGGCGGATCACACTGATGCCATGCAGGGCTTCATCGAACAGGTGATGCCGACCCTGGCAGACCTTCGTGGTTACATCCTGATGGCCAAGTCCCCCAGCTGTGGCATGGAGCGGATCAAAGTACACAACGAGGATGGCAATGTAACCCGCCGGGATGGCCGGGGCATGTTTGCCGAGGCGCTGCTGAAGGCCTACCCGCTGATGCCGGTGGAAGAGGAAGGCCGACTGAACGACAACATGATCCGGGAGAATTTCGTTGAAAGGGTTTTCGCCTACGACGACTGGATGCAGAACGTGGCCGGAGACAAGCTCTCGGCCAGGGCGCTGATTGAATTCCATACCCGCCACAAATTCCAGCTTCTGGCTCACTCCGAAAAGATCTACCGCCAGCTTGGTCCGATGCTTGGAGACCTGAAGTCCGAGCCGTTGGAAGACATTGCTGAACGCTACATCCACCAGTTCATGGAGGCCATGAGCAAGAAGGTAAGCCGGGGTTCACACATGAACGCCATGCAGCATCTGATGGGCTACCTCAGGGATTCCATGGGCGATGAAGACCGCAAGGTGTTGATGGAGCAGATGGAGGCCTACCATCGGGGCGAGGTACCGCTGGTGGTTCCCATGACGCTGCTGCGTATGGCCCAGAGAAGGGAGCCGGTGGATTACCTGCATGCCCAGCAGTACCTGACGCCTTATCCCGATGAGCTGGGACTCAGAAACAACGTCTAG
- a CDS encoding DUF481 domain-containing protein: MDLRLAVAITAVAIAPFASAQDADNWKGETELGVLITSGNTEETNIKGRLGLVHEVETWRNTGEFRTNYSETEDETTAEKYQAALETDYKFAENQYWFLRGSYEDDRFSGYDFESTVTTGYGNRVWNSGERSFLDLSAGVGYRYNKLDMVNAEGEDTEEEAIARLAGQFDYALSENSLFRQKLSTEVGLDENNTVTESETSLQANVVGNLSMKAAFRVKHVSDAPAGSENTDTETSLSLLYGF, from the coding sequence ATGGATTTACGACTGGCTGTAGCCATTACCGCAGTTGCTATCGCGCCCTTTGCCAGCGCGCAGGACGCCGATAACTGGAAGGGCGAAACCGAACTGGGTGTGTTGATTACCTCGGGCAATACCGAAGAGACCAACATCAAGGGGCGCCTGGGGTTGGTCCATGAAGTCGAAACCTGGCGCAACACCGGCGAATTCCGCACCAACTATTCCGAGACTGAAGACGAAACCACTGCCGAGAAATATCAGGCCGCCCTGGAGACCGACTACAAGTTCGCCGAGAACCAGTACTGGTTTCTCCGTGGCTCCTATGAAGACGATCGCTTCTCCGGCTACGACTTCGAATCAACCGTAACCACGGGTTACGGCAACCGGGTCTGGAACTCTGGTGAGCGGTCCTTCCTCGACCTGTCAGCCGGTGTCGGTTATCGGTATAACAAGCTGGATATGGTGAATGCCGAAGGCGAGGACACCGAGGAAGAGGCCATCGCCCGCCTTGCTGGCCAGTTTGATTACGCCCTTTCGGAAAATTCCCTGTTCCGTCAGAAGCTCAGCACCGAAGTTGGCCTGGACGAAAACAACACGGTGACCGAATCGGAAACATCGCTGCAGGCGAACGTGGTGGGCAACCTCTCCATGAAGGCGGCTTTCCGGGTCAAGCACGTGTCTGACGCTCCGGCCGGCTCCGAAAACACCGACACCGAAACGTCACTCTCGCTGCTCTACGGTTTCTAG